One Fontisphaera persica DNA window includes the following coding sequences:
- a CDS encoding stage II sporulation protein M, producing the protein MIIDLQRFLEAEQPCWRELEERLRRLEHTEAEAISLMELQRLHYLYERTSSDLVRLRTYAAEPEIRQYLESLVARAYAEIHETRSRSRVWHPWRWLTQTFPLTFRQHWNAFRLALLITLAGVLLGGLATVLDPQSRFVTMPFGHDQWRPSERVAREESGELQNIAGSHMTFSSYLIANNTKVALFTLALGMTYGLGTVVLLFYNGVALGAITVDYLQDGQAAFLLGWLLPHGSVEIPAILIAGQAGLVLAGALIGRGRREPLARRVRAAGPQVLTLAGGVILLLIWAGLVESFLSQYHQPYMPYALKIAFGMVQLALLMVFLARSGRKPAKEANPAT; encoded by the coding sequence ATGATTATTGACCTCCAGCGCTTCTTGGAGGCCGAACAGCCCTGCTGGCGCGAATTGGAGGAACGTCTGCGGCGGCTGGAACACACCGAGGCTGAGGCCATCAGCTTGATGGAGTTGCAACGGCTCCATTACCTCTATGAGCGCACGTCCTCGGACCTGGTGAGATTGCGCACTTACGCGGCGGAGCCGGAAATCCGGCAATACTTGGAGAGCCTGGTGGCACGGGCTTACGCGGAAATCCACGAAACCCGCAGCCGCAGTCGCGTATGGCATCCCTGGCGTTGGCTCACGCAAACGTTCCCGCTGACTTTTCGCCAGCATTGGAACGCATTTCGGCTGGCTCTGCTCATTACCCTGGCGGGAGTGCTCCTGGGCGGGCTGGCGACGGTGTTGGACCCGCAATCGCGCTTTGTCACCATGCCCTTTGGCCATGACCAATGGCGTCCAAGCGAACGGGTGGCGCGCGAGGAATCGGGAGAGTTGCAGAACATTGCCGGCAGTCACATGACGTTTTCCTCCTATTTAATCGCCAATAACACCAAGGTCGCTCTGTTCACCCTGGCCCTGGGCATGACCTACGGGCTGGGAACCGTGGTCTTGCTCTTTTATAATGGCGTGGCCCTGGGCGCCATCACGGTGGATTACCTCCAGGATGGCCAGGCGGCTTTTCTTTTGGGTTGGCTGCTGCCCCACGGCTCCGTGGAAATTCCGGCCATACTCATAGCCGGCCAGGCCGGCCTGGTGCTGGCGGGCGCCTTGATTGGACGCGGCCGCCGTGAGCCGCTGGCCCGGCGCGTACGGGCTGCCGGACCGCAAGTGCTTACCCTGGCCGGCGGCGTCATTCTGCTGTTGATTTGGGCTGGCTTGGTGGAGTCCTTCCTCAGCCAATACCATCAGCCATATATGCCTTATGCGCTGAAAATTGCTTTTGGCATGGTGCAATTGGCCCTGTTAATGGTCTTTCTGGCCCGCAGCGGACGAAAGCCGGCCAAGGAGGCAAACCCTGCCACATGA
- a CDS encoding RDD family protein — protein MNGSMAIQQLWIKTPEGVAFSLPLASPLPRMVAWMLDGLVILAATAALLKIIAILGLFSPDFGQALRILSWLVVSTGYGMVLEWFWRGQTLGKKILRLRVVDAQGLRLQFYQVFLRNVLRAVDSLPLFYLLGGLVCLLSPRYQRLGDMAAGTVVIRTPKFSQPDLEQIRTGKFNSLRRYPHLLARLRQKTTPSEAALALQAVLRREEFTPEQRVELFRELAAHFAQKVSFPAEVWEGLSDEQFIRNVVEALYRAEVKTTPAAAATPQKA, from the coding sequence ATGAACGGGTCCATGGCCATTCAACAGCTCTGGATTAAAACACCGGAAGGTGTCGCCTTTAGTTTGCCGCTGGCCAGTCCCCTGCCCCGCATGGTGGCCTGGATGCTGGATGGCCTGGTGATTTTGGCGGCCACTGCCGCCCTCCTCAAAATCATCGCCATCCTGGGATTGTTTTCGCCAGACTTCGGGCAGGCGCTGCGCATTCTGAGCTGGTTGGTCGTATCCACTGGCTACGGCATGGTTTTGGAATGGTTTTGGCGCGGACAAACCCTGGGCAAAAAAATCCTGCGCCTGCGGGTCGTGGATGCCCAGGGATTGCGTCTGCAATTTTACCAGGTCTTCCTGCGCAACGTCTTGCGGGCGGTGGACTCCCTGCCGTTGTTCTATCTGTTGGGCGGGCTGGTGTGTCTTTTATCCCCCCGCTATCAGCGCTTGGGGGACATGGCCGCAGGCACGGTGGTCATTCGCACTCCCAAGTTTTCGCAACCGGACCTGGAGCAAATCCGCACCGGCAAGTTTAATTCCCTGCGGCGTTATCCCCATTTGCTGGCCCGCTTACGCCAGAAAACCACCCCCAGCGAGGCCGCCCTGGCCTTGCAGGCTGTGTTGCGGCGGGAGGAATTTACGCCAGAACAAAGGGTGGAACTGTTTCGCGAATTGGCAGCGCATTTTGCCCAGAAGGTCTCCTTCCCAGCGGAGGTCTGGGAAGGTTTGAGCGACGAGCAATTCATTCGCAACGTGGTGGAGGCGCTGTATCGGGCGGAAGTGAAAACCACGCCGGCGGCGGCCGCCACCCCCCAAAAGGCATGA
- a CDS encoding N-acetylglucosamine-6-phosphate deacetylase, whose translation MKNPRLFPTRGSVVARHYRRGVCWRLSWENGLITESECVKKGGHPELYLAPALFDPQVNGYAGIDFQQDGLSVEALLEAARRLRRDGCARFLLTLITDAWPALVRRLRHCVALRRSQPELQAAIAGWHIEGPFLSDKPGFCGAHHPALMLDPSPEMLAELRRLTEPDPLVVTLAPERAGSLTAIRKAAGMGIRVSLGHTDASARLLDAALAAGAVGFTHLANGCPRQLDRHDNILWRALSSSLARPAPPGVERYVGLIADGVHVSPALFRLLHQWLPPGRIYYTTDAMAAAAAPPGKYTLGQLQVEVGEDLVVRLPGTPYFAGSALRPILAVQRAAHMLQAPWAEAWLRASRVPAAFAGLKADLIPGQPANFCLVRLTHEGIPQIEQTYFHGKPCSP comes from the coding sequence ATGAAAAACCCCCGGCTTTTCCCAACCCGCGGCAGTGTGGTGGCACGGCACTACCGCCGGGGCGTGTGCTGGCGGCTTTCGTGGGAAAACGGCCTGATTACTGAAAGCGAATGCGTCAAAAAGGGGGGACATCCCGAACTTTACCTTGCGCCAGCCTTGTTTGACCCGCAGGTCAACGGTTACGCAGGCATAGACTTCCAGCAGGACGGGTTAAGTGTTGAGGCGCTGTTGGAAGCTGCCCGCCGTCTGCGACGGGACGGTTGTGCCCGTTTTCTGTTGACGTTGATTACGGATGCCTGGCCCGCCCTGGTCCGGCGTCTGCGGCATTGCGTGGCGCTGCGGCGCAGCCAGCCCGAGCTGCAGGCAGCCATTGCCGGCTGGCATATCGAAGGCCCTTTTCTCTCAGATAAGCCCGGCTTTTGCGGGGCGCATCATCCCGCGTTGATGCTGGACCCCTCGCCGGAGATGCTGGCCGAGCTGCGCCGCCTGACTGAGCCTGACCCCCTGGTGGTGACGCTGGCCCCGGAACGCGCCGGAAGTTTGACCGCCATTCGCAAAGCCGCAGGAATGGGCATCCGCGTCAGTCTGGGGCATACCGATGCCAGTGCGCGCCTGCTCGACGCCGCGCTGGCCGCAGGCGCGGTGGGATTTACCCATTTGGCCAACGGCTGCCCCCGGCAACTGGACCGGCACGACAACATTCTTTGGCGGGCGCTTTCCAGCTCCCTGGCGCGTCCCGCCCCGCCAGGGGTGGAGCGTTACGTGGGTTTGATTGCGGATGGCGTGCATGTCAGCCCGGCGCTGTTCCGCCTGTTGCACCAATGGCTGCCGCCCGGGCGGATTTATTACACCACCGACGCCATGGCTGCGGCGGCCGCTCCGCCGGGCAAATACACATTAGGCCAATTGCAGGTGGAGGTGGGGGAGGACCTGGTAGTGCGCCTGCCCGGCACTCCTTATTTTGCTGGCTCGGCCCTGCGGCCCATTCTGGCCGTGCAGCGAGCCGCACACATGCTGCAAGCGCCCTGGGCCGAAGCCTGGTTGCGTGCCTCGCGGGTCCCTGCGGCATTCGCCGGCTTGAAAGCGGATTTAATCCCCGGACAACCGGCGAATTTCTGCCTGGTGCGATTGACCCACGAAGGCATTCCGCAAATCGAGCAAACATATTTCCACGGCAAACCTTGTTCCCCATGA
- a CDS encoding glycosyltransferase family protein — MKVVAIIQARMGSTRLPGKVLRTLCGQPVLRHVCNRVRLARRLESLWVATSTRAADDAIAQACAAWNVPCYRGSEDDVLARFHGAAAAAGAEVVVRITADCPLFDGWLLDDMLRVFLEANTPEIRVDYLSNVLERRYPRGLDAEIFTFAALDQAHREAHLPREREHVTPYLYQHPEKFRLHSYRAPEDWSQYRWTLDTPEDWALIEAIYQALYRTEQPFTTRQVLEWLQARPDLAQLNASVRQKE, encoded by the coding sequence ATGAAAGTGGTGGCCATCATTCAAGCACGCATGGGCAGCACCCGGCTGCCCGGAAAAGTCCTGCGGACGTTATGTGGCCAACCGGTGCTGCGCCATGTCTGCAACCGGGTACGTCTTGCCCGGCGGCTGGAGAGTCTGTGGGTGGCCACCTCCACCCGCGCCGCAGATGATGCCATCGCCCAGGCCTGTGCAGCATGGAATGTCCCTTGTTACCGCGGCAGCGAAGACGACGTGCTTGCGCGCTTTCATGGCGCGGCCGCCGCAGCGGGGGCGGAGGTGGTCGTGCGCATCACCGCCGATTGTCCGTTGTTTGATGGCTGGCTGTTGGACGATATGCTAAGAGTCTTCCTGGAGGCCAATACCCCGGAAATACGGGTGGATTATCTGAGCAACGTCCTGGAGCGCCGCTACCCACGGGGTTTGGATGCCGAGATTTTCACTTTTGCGGCGCTTGACCAGGCCCACCGTGAGGCTCACCTGCCCCGGGAGCGGGAGCATGTGACGCCCTATCTCTACCAGCACCCTGAAAAATTCCGGCTCCATTCTTACCGCGCCCCCGAAGACTGGTCACAGTATCGCTGGACGCTGGACACCCCCGAAGACTGGGCATTGATTGAAGCGATTTATCAGGCCTTATATCGGACGGAACAACCCTTTACTACCCGCCAGGTTCTGGAATGGCTTCAAGCCCGCCCTGACCTGGCACAGCTTAACGCGTCCGTCCGGCAGAAAGAGTGA
- a CDS encoding pseudaminic acid biosynthesis-associated methylase — protein MSGYQTPQEAFWAGAFGSDYTQRNQGERLVASNASLFQRLLAKASPPASILELGANIGLNLVALRQLLPEAHLAAVEINPEAVSHLRRLPEVEVFHESLLEFQPPRAYDLVFTKGVLIHIAPEQLPKVYDLMYRASRRYVALAEYYNPTPVSVPYRGHLDRLFKRDFAGELLDRFPDLRLVDYGFVYRRDPAHPQDDLTWFLLEKTAGNTAI, from the coding sequence ATGTCCGGGTATCAAACACCCCAGGAAGCCTTTTGGGCGGGCGCCTTTGGCAGCGATTATACACAACGCAACCAGGGCGAACGGCTGGTGGCCAGCAACGCCAGCCTGTTTCAGCGGTTGCTGGCCAAAGCCAGCCCACCGGCGAGCATATTGGAACTGGGCGCCAACATCGGGTTGAATCTGGTGGCCTTGCGGCAACTTCTGCCCGAGGCGCATCTGGCTGCCGTGGAAATCAATCCCGAGGCGGTCTCCCACCTGCGGCGCCTGCCCGAGGTGGAGGTATTCCACGAGTCCCTCCTGGAGTTTCAACCCCCGCGAGCCTATGATTTGGTCTTCACCAAAGGCGTCCTGATTCATATTGCTCCCGAGCAACTGCCCAAGGTGTATGATTTGATGTACCGGGCCAGCCGCCGTTATGTGGCGCTGGCAGAATACTACAATCCGACCCCGGTGAGCGTGCCCTATCGCGGTCACCTGGATCGCCTGTTCAAGCGGGATTTTGCCGGGGAATTGCTGGACCGGTTTCCTGACTTGCGCCTGGTGGATTATGGATTTGTTTATCGCCGGGACCCGGCGCATCCACAGGATGATTTAACCTGGTTCCTGCTGGAGAAAACCGCGGGGAACACCGCGATTTAA
- a CDS encoding N-acetyl sugar amidotransferase, producing MLRYCKRCVMPDTKPDLFLDEEGVCNACRSFERRKAIDWDARKKELLQILDRYRSKDGRNWDCLIPVSGGKDSTFQVVRMKQLGLNPLCVTATTCDLSDIGRKNIQNLKNQGVDYVEFSPNPVVRRKLNRIGLMQVGDISWPEHVGIFTIPVRVAVQMNVPLIIWGENSQNEYGGPASAAENNTLDRRWLEEFGGLLGLRVSDLIGLEGLQARDLIPYTYPSDEDLKRVGVTGLFLGYYLPWDGYSNALLSQAHGFTTYHTTVEGSLVNYENLDNHQTGIHDYFKFLKFGFGRATDLACLHVRRGRISRQDAIELVRMHDGKFPWSYLGKPLEKILEPLDLTVEEFIKICDRFTNKKLFLKDAHGNLIKDKHGNLTKINYDNP from the coding sequence ATGTTGAGGTACTGCAAACGTTGTGTCATGCCGGACACCAAGCCGGACTTGTTTCTGGATGAAGAAGGCGTCTGCAACGCCTGCCGCAGCTTCGAGCGTCGCAAGGCCATTGACTGGGACGCCCGGAAAAAAGAGCTCCTGCAAATCCTGGACCGCTATCGCTCGAAAGACGGGCGGAACTGGGATTGCCTCATCCCCGTCAGTGGCGGCAAGGACAGCACCTTCCAGGTGGTGCGCATGAAGCAGCTTGGTCTGAACCCGCTCTGCGTCACCGCCACCACCTGCGACCTCTCGGACATCGGCCGTAAAAACATCCAGAACCTGAAAAACCAGGGGGTGGACTATGTGGAGTTCTCCCCCAATCCAGTCGTGCGGCGCAAACTCAACCGCATCGGTTTGATGCAGGTGGGCGATATTTCGTGGCCGGAGCATGTGGGCATTTTCACCATCCCGGTGCGGGTGGCCGTCCAGATGAACGTGCCCCTCATCATCTGGGGGGAAAACTCCCAAAACGAATACGGCGGGCCAGCCTCTGCAGCCGAAAACAACACGCTGGACCGCCGCTGGCTGGAGGAATTTGGCGGACTGCTGGGGCTGCGCGTATCGGATTTAATCGGATTGGAAGGTTTGCAAGCCCGCGACCTGATTCCCTACACCTATCCCTCGGATGAAGACCTGAAGCGCGTGGGTGTCACTGGTTTGTTCCTGGGCTATTACCTGCCCTGGGACGGTTATTCCAATGCCCTTCTCTCGCAGGCCCATGGCTTCACCACCTACCACACGACTGTGGAAGGCAGCCTGGTGAATTACGAGAACCTGGACAACCACCAGACGGGCATCCACGATTATTTCAAGTTCCTGAAGTTTGGTTTTGGCCGGGCCACGGATCTGGCCTGTCTGCACGTGCGCCGCGGGCGCATCTCCCGCCAGGATGCCATCGAACTGGTGCGGATGCACGACGGCAAGTTCCCCTGGAGCTACCTCGGCAAGCCGCTGGAAAAAATCCTCGAACCGCTGGACCTGACGGTGGAGGAGTTCATCAAGATTTGCGACCGTTTCACCAACAAAAAACTCTTCCTCAAGGACGCCCATGGGAATCTAATCAAGGATAAACACGGCAACCTGACCAAGATTAATTACGACAACCCTTGA
- the hisH gene encoding imidazole glycerol phosphate synthase subunit HisH, with translation MKALVINVGMGNLGSVRRALEECGAEVRLSTRPEELDWADRIILPGVGAFATGMGRLQEGGWVAPLRQALANPRVRLLGICLGMQLLADSGEEGGLTSGLGFIPGHVTRLKVQPPRERLPHVGWNAVHPARPHWLWEGIPHGTDFYFVHSYHLAAAQDETRLATTPYAGGFVSAVGTPNILGVQFHPEKSGRPGFQLLRNFLAFPSENA, from the coding sequence TTGAAGGCGCTGGTCATCAATGTCGGCATGGGCAACCTCGGCAGCGTCCGCCGGGCCTTGGAGGAATGCGGCGCCGAGGTCCGGCTCTCCACCCGCCCAGAAGAGCTGGACTGGGCCGACCGCATCATCCTGCCGGGCGTGGGCGCTTTTGCCACCGGCATGGGCCGTTTGCAGGAAGGCGGCTGGGTGGCGCCCCTGCGCCAGGCGCTGGCCAATCCGCGTGTGCGCCTGCTCGGTATTTGCCTGGGCATGCAACTGCTGGCCGACAGCGGAGAGGAGGGCGGCCTGACTTCAGGTCTGGGATTTATTCCCGGCCACGTCACCCGCTTAAAAGTCCAACCGCCACGCGAACGGCTGCCGCATGTCGGCTGGAATGCAGTCCACCCCGCTCGCCCGCATTGGTTATGGGAAGGCATTCCCCACGGCACGGACTTTTATTTCGTGCATAGTTACCATCTGGCTGCTGCCCAGGACGAGACGCGGCTGGCCACCACACCTTATGCGGGCGGGTTTGTTTCCGCTGTGGGCACACCCAACATCTTGGGGGTTCAGTTTCATCCAGAAAAAAGCGGCCGGCCGGGCTTTCAGTTATTAAGGAATTTTTTGGCCTTCCCCTCCGAAAATGCTTAA
- the hisF gene encoding imidazole glycerol phosphate synthase subunit HisF, which yields MLKARVIPTLLWKGAGLVKGVAFDSWRRVGTVLPAIKVYNTREVDELVLLDITATREQREPDYESVAEYSAECFVPLTVGGGVRALEHMQKLLEAGADKVAINSAAYDHPELVQQGSRQFGSQCIVVSVDVRRHPDGRYECFRHCGQTPTGQEPAVWAKHLEALGAGEILLTRVERDGSFEGYDLELVELVARAVNIPVIASGGAGTYAHMLAALQRGAAAVAAASMFHFTEQTPKEAKAFLASHGIPVRQTTPL from the coding sequence ATGCTTAAAGCGCGTGTCATCCCCACCCTGCTGTGGAAAGGCGCCGGCCTGGTGAAAGGCGTGGCCTTCGACAGTTGGCGGCGCGTGGGCACGGTCTTGCCCGCCATCAAGGTGTATAACACCCGCGAAGTGGATGAACTGGTGCTCCTGGACATCACCGCCACCCGCGAACAGCGCGAACCGGATTATGAGTCGGTGGCCGAATACTCGGCGGAATGTTTCGTCCCGTTGACCGTGGGCGGCGGCGTGCGTGCCTTGGAACACATGCAGAAATTACTGGAAGCCGGGGCCGACAAAGTCGCCATCAATTCGGCCGCTTATGACCACCCGGAACTGGTGCAACAGGGATCACGGCAATTCGGCTCACAATGCATTGTCGTTTCGGTGGATGTGCGCCGCCATCCAGATGGTCGCTATGAATGTTTCCGGCATTGCGGTCAGACGCCCACCGGCCAGGAACCGGCGGTCTGGGCGAAACATCTGGAGGCGCTGGGCGCCGGTGAGATTCTGCTCACGCGAGTGGAACGCGATGGAAGCTTTGAAGGGTATGATTTGGAACTGGTCGAGCTGGTGGCCCGTGCCGTGAACATCCCCGTCATCGCCAGCGGCGGGGCCGGTACTTACGCGCACATGCTCGCCGCCCTGCAAAGAGGAGCTGCGGCAGTGGCCGCGGCCAGCATGTTTCATTTCACCGAACAAACGCCCAAGGAAGCCAAGGCCTTTTTGGCCAGCCACGGCATCCCGGTGCGGCAGACCACACCCCTATAG
- a CDS encoding surface carbohydrate biosynthesis protein — protein MPSAPAQPCVVLLVDSKVRDLPVAALLAHHLEKHGLNARLEPLEAYQGVLAAHRPRMIVFNHLTASHLAAYSRRLHALGVLTAVLPNEGIFYNHDDLVFNSGRYHAQAHIDCFFCWNHVHAQALREHGGQAQTRIEVIGVPRFDFYFEPWSRLYAPLPRPPGQRPVILLCTNFATAHYWELPRSEGDKFFAAWKDRIPLYRNYWQAIEAHFKGRQKVLAFLQALLERDAYEIVLRPHPREDASFYLRWLGTLPEHWQRQVRVDALSNITSLILGCDVEISCETCTTALESWIAGKPTIELLLEQNPLWYCAEPSACNVHCSHPADLPALVNAALQQGVPEELKAKRRAHLAKWCHSPNGHSAETLARLIAETLARASEPDWTQLDWTDRRRAWKWKLTHALDQPYHYDPSLVVKHWLWPGRYRVKYFSQCKGIRPSEAQQMRQKIAACLNGQIEAPAPSP, from the coding sequence ATGCCTTCCGCGCCCGCTCAACCGTGCGTCGTCTTGCTGGTGGACAGCAAGGTCAGAGATTTACCCGTGGCCGCCCTGCTGGCCCATCACCTGGAAAAACACGGCCTCAACGCGCGGCTGGAGCCGTTGGAGGCCTACCAGGGAGTCCTGGCCGCCCACCGGCCGCGCATGATTGTGTTCAATCACCTTACCGCCAGCCATCTGGCCGCTTATTCCCGGCGGCTCCATGCCCTGGGCGTTCTCACCGCGGTCCTGCCAAATGAGGGCATCTTTTACAACCACGATGATTTGGTGTTCAACTCTGGCAGGTATCATGCCCAGGCGCACATTGACTGTTTCTTTTGCTGGAACCATGTGCATGCCCAAGCGCTGCGCGAGCATGGCGGTCAGGCGCAGACCCGCATTGAGGTCATTGGCGTGCCGCGCTTCGATTTTTATTTCGAGCCCTGGTCGCGTCTCTACGCCCCACTGCCCCGCCCTCCCGGCCAGCGTCCTGTGATTCTCCTATGCACCAATTTTGCCACCGCTCATTATTGGGAGCTTCCCCGCAGTGAAGGCGACAAATTCTTTGCCGCCTGGAAAGACCGCATCCCGTTGTACCGCAACTATTGGCAGGCCATTGAGGCCCATTTCAAGGGCCGCCAAAAGGTGCTGGCTTTCCTTCAAGCCCTCCTGGAAAGGGATGCTTACGAAATCGTGCTTCGTCCGCATCCGCGGGAGGATGCCTCCTTTTACCTTCGCTGGCTGGGCACCTTGCCGGAGCACTGGCAGCGCCAGGTGCGCGTGGACGCCTTGAGCAACATCACTTCGCTAATCCTGGGGTGCGACGTGGAAATTTCCTGCGAGACCTGCACCACCGCCTTGGAAAGTTGGATTGCCGGCAAACCCACCATTGAATTGCTGCTGGAACAAAACCCGCTTTGGTATTGCGCGGAACCCTCCGCTTGCAATGTCCATTGTTCCCACCCCGCCGATCTGCCAGCGCTGGTCAACGCGGCGCTGCAACAGGGGGTGCCAGAGGAACTGAAAGCCAAACGACGCGCCCACCTCGCCAAATGGTGTCATTCCCCGAATGGACATTCGGCGGAAACGCTGGCCCGGTTGATAGCGGAAACGCTGGCCCGTGCCTCTGAACCAGACTGGACACAACTGGACTGGACAGACCGCCGCCGCGCCTGGAAATGGAAGCTTACCCACGCCCTGGATCAACCCTACCATTACGACCCTTCCCTGGTCGTCAAACATTGGCTGTGGCCCGGGCGCTACCGCGTCAAATACTTCAGCCAGTGCAAAGGCATCCGCCCTTCCGAGGCTCAACAAATGCGCCAAAAAATTGCGGCGTGTTTGAACGGGCAAATCGAAGCGCCTGCACCATCCCCTTGA
- a CDS encoding class I SAM-dependent methyltransferase: MHIPDPREREVARRYFAPFLKHFQGRKSVVDIASGQGHFLELLKEAGIPGTGVELDVELAQACRQRGLQVVQGNFFEYLKTVSPGTYDAAHVSHIIEHFTPVQVEELFALLHRVLPPGAPMVILTPNIANIRRAVGDFWRDPTHVRPYPISAVSKLLRRTGWEVVESGEHTDRKPSLVRRLSYALRNALFGRYWVGDDVYVIARRAENTPPA; encoded by the coding sequence ATGCACATTCCCGACCCACGCGAACGAGAGGTTGCCCGGCGCTACTTTGCCCCCTTCCTTAAACACTTCCAGGGCCGGAAGTCGGTCGTGGACATCGCCTCCGGCCAGGGCCATTTCCTTGAACTTCTTAAGGAAGCGGGCATCCCCGGCACTGGCGTAGAGCTGGATGTCGAACTGGCGCAAGCTTGCCGTCAACGCGGTCTCCAGGTTGTGCAAGGCAACTTTTTTGAATACCTGAAAACTGTGTCCCCCGGCACTTATGATGCCGCGCACGTTTCCCACATCATTGAACATTTCACACCAGTTCAGGTGGAAGAACTCTTTGCGCTGCTGCACCGCGTGTTGCCGCCCGGCGCGCCCATGGTCATCCTGACCCCCAACATTGCCAATATCCGCCGGGCCGTCGGAGATTTCTGGCGCGACCCCACGCACGTGCGGCCCTATCCCATCTCCGCCGTCTCCAAATTACTGCGCCGCACCGGCTGGGAAGTCGTGGAATCAGGCGAACATACGGACCGCAAACCCTCGCTGGTGCGCCGTCTCAGTTACGCCTTGCGCAACGCGCTTTTTGGCCGCTATTGGGTGGGGGACGATGTTTATGTAATTGCCCGGCGCGCAGAAAACACTCCCCCAGCCTGA